A genomic window from Camelus ferus isolate YT-003-E chromosome X, BCGSAC_Cfer_1.0, whole genome shotgun sequence includes:
- the DLG3 gene encoding disks large homolog 3 isoform X5, which yields MMNSSMSSGSGSLRTSEKRSLYVRALFDYDRTRDSCLPSQGLSFSYGDILHVINASDDEWWQARLVTPHGESEQIGVIPSKKRVEKKERARLKTVKFHARTGMIESNRSIKTKRKKSFRLSRKFPFYKSKENMAQESSVQEQGVTSNTSDSESSSKGQEDAILSYEPVTRQEIHYARPVIILGPMKDRVNDDLISEFPHKFGSCVPHTTRPRRDNEVDGQDYHFVVSREQMEKDIQDNKFIEAGQFNDNLYGTSIQSVRAVAERGKHCILDVSGNAIKRLQQAQLYPIAIFIKPKSIEALMEMNRRQTYEQANKIYDKAMKLEQEFGEYFTAIVQGDSLEEIYNKIKQIIEDQSGHYIWVPSPEKL from the exons ATGATGAACAGCAGCATGAGCTCTGGGTCTGGGTCCCTCCGGACGAGCGAGAAGAGGTCCTTGTATGTCAG GGCTTTGTTTGATTATGACCGGACTCGGGACAGCTGCCTGCCAAGCCAGGGACTCAGCTTCTCCTATGGTGACATTCTGCATGTCATTAATGCCTCTGATGATGAGTGGTGGCAGGCAAGACTGGTGACCCCACATGGAGAAAGTGAGCAAATCGGTGTGATCCCCAGTAAGAAGAG ggtggaaaagaaagaaagggctcGATTGAAAACCGTGAAGTTCCATGCCCGGACAGGGATGATTGAGTCTAACAGG TCGATCAAAACGAAACGTAAAAAGAGTTTCCGCCTCTCTCGAAAGTTTCCATTTTACAAGAGCAAAGAAAACATGGCCCAGGAGAGCAGCGTACAGGAAC AGGGAGTGACATCCAACACCAGTGACAGCGAAAGCAGTTCCA AAGGACAAGAGGATGCTATTTTGTCATATGAGCCAGTGACACGGCAAGAAA TTCACTATGCAAGGCCTGTGATCATCCTGGGCCCAATGAAGGACAGAGTCAACGATGACCTGATCTCAGAGTTCCCGCATAAATTTGGATCCTGTGTGCCAC aTACTACCCGGCCTCGGCGTGATAATGAGGTGGATGGGCAGGACTACCACTTTGTGGTCTCCCGAGAACAAATGGAGAAGGATATTCAGGACAACAAGTTCATTGAGGCAGGCCAATTCAACGATAACCTCTATGGGACCAGCATCCAGTCAGTGCGGGCAGTTGCGGAGAGG GGGAAGCACTGCATCTTAGATGTTTCTGGCAATGCTATCAAGAGGCTGCAGCAAGCACAACTTTACCCCATTGCCATTTTCATCAAGCCCAAGTCCATTGAAGCACTTAT GGAAATGAACCGACGGCAGACATACGAACAAGCAAATAAGATCTATGACAAAGCCATGAAACTGGAGCAGGAGTTTGGAGAATACTTCACAG CCATTGTACAGGGTGACTCACTGGAAGAGATTtataacaaaatcaaacaaatcaTTGAGGACCAGTCTGGGCACTACATTTGGGTCCCATCCCCTGAAAAACTCTGA